In the Helianthus annuus cultivar XRQ/B chromosome 11, HanXRQr2.0-SUNRISE, whole genome shotgun sequence genome, one interval contains:
- the LOC110888782 gene encoding uncharacterized protein LOC110888782, whose product MSNFGFNALWGRSAFNVEVVDAHGRSGGLACLWNPVLFCCENVIKDRFSLVLSGILVLTGERINLVNVYASNDTSVRRNIWVNLVGIKNAVQGLWVFMGDLNEVRDASERMNSEFSSANADAFNHFILYTGLCEYQMGGGGKFTYISDSGKKLSKLDRFLVCLGFMEKWPTASVMALTREASDHRPILLSTTPTDFGHIPFRCFISWLEVPGFMDLIKHLCQSFVFNGPADLALSVKLM is encoded by the coding sequence ATGTCTAATTTTGGGTTTAACGCTTTGTGGGGCCGGTCGGCCTTCAATGTGGAAGTCGTTGATGCTCATGGCCGTTCGGGGGGTCTGGCATGTCTATGGAATCCTGTTCTGTTCTGCTGTGAAAACGTCATAAAGGACAGATTTTCCTTAGTCTTATCAGGTATATTGGTACTTACTGGTGAACGAATTAATTTGGTGAATGTCTATGCTTCGAATGACACGTCGGTGCGTAGAAATATATGGGTCAATCTTGTTGGTATAAAGAATGCTGTGCAAGGTTTGTGGGTTTTCATGGGGGATCTTAACGAGGTAAGGGACGCGTCAGAACGTATGAATTCTGAATTCTCCTCAGCCAATGCGGATGCCTTCAATCATTTTATTTTGTATACGGGTTTGTGTGAGTATCAAATGGGGGGGGGCGGGAAGTTCACATATATTTCGGATAGTGGCAAAAAATTAAGCAAGTTGGATCGCTTTCTTGTTTGCTTGGGATTCATGGAGAAGTGGCCAACGGCGTCGGTTATGGCCCTTACCCGGGAAGCATCGGATCACAGGCCAATACTTCTTTCCACTACTCCTACGGATTTCGGGCACATCCCGTTTAGGTGTTTTATCTCTTGGCTAGAGGTGCCGGGTTTCATGGATTTGATAAAACATCTTTGCCAATCTTTTGTGTTCAATGGGCCTGCCGATCTGGCATTGTCTGTGAAACTAATGTGA
- the LOC110888781 gene encoding serine/arginine-rich splicing factor 2-like, protein MEHNTCCEGEEDDGSGPWRDVQYQKYRRNPRNGVEMTFIVQNLPDRTTKMVLWRAFQPHGFVSDAYVARKKDKRGNSFGFVRYKGVENLDATLAGMNTVKIFEAKVLVSLAKYDKNHNKFIYTAKFMGEKVWRPKDSAQTFQRNKDSAFRSAELREGQSFASLFQRKTKFRTRVQKPSR, encoded by the coding sequence ATGGAGCACAATACATGTTGCGAAGGTGAAGAAGACGATGGTAGTGGACCTTGGAGGGATGTTCAGTATCAGAAATATAGAAGAAACCCCAGAAACGGGGTTGAGATGACGTTCATAGTGCAGAACCTACCGGACCGAACGACAAAAATGGTGTTATGGAGAGCTTTTCAGCCACACGGTTTCGTGTCGGATGCTTATGTAGCACGTAAGAAGGATAAGAGAGGCAACAGTTTTGGGTTTGTTCGATACAAGGGAGTGGAAAATTTGGATGCAACTTTGGCAGGTATGAATACGGTAAAAATCTTTGAAGCAAAGGTGTTGGTGTCTCTTGCAAAGTAtgataagaatcacaacaagttCATCTACACGGCAAAGTTTATGGGCGAAAAAGTATGGAGGCCAAAGGATTCTGCTCAGACCTTCCAACGTAATAAAGATAGCGCGTTCCGGAGTGCGGAGTTAAGGGAAGGTCAGTCGTTTGCTAGTTTATTCCAAAGGAAAACCAAGTTCCGAACACGGGTGCAAAAACCATCTCGGTAG